One Longimicrobium sp. genomic window carries:
- a CDS encoding valine--tRNA ligase — MAEALPPQYDPKENEASLYRWWEEQGFFHADAASGRPAYVIPIPPPNVTARLHMGHGLNNTVQDILVRWRRMQGREALWIPGSDHAGIATQNVVERLLAREGKSRDDLGREAFVERVWEFVRDTGGQIYDQLRSIGCSLDWPRSVFTLDPGLSRAVREVFVRLHEKGLVYRGHRIINWCPRCLTALSDEEAEPEETKGKLWHLRYPFPAGVDAPGLPRLPDGRPYVVVATTRPETMLGDTAVAVHPSDERYRALVGAEVELPLTGRRIPIVADEYADPEFGSGAVKITPAHDPNDFEVAQRTGAPALDVMTPEATMNDAVPEAFRGLDRYEARRAVVAAFDERGLLEKAEEHTHAVPHCYRCHTAVEPRLSDQWFVRMRPLAEPALAAHRDGRVRFHPERFGKIYEHWLENIRDWCISRQLWWGHRIPVWYCESAECGETVVAREDPSACPECGGALRQDPDVLDTWFSSWLWPFSTLGWPEETQDLRAFYPNSTLVSGQDILFFWIARMIMAGLEFRGEVPFRDVYLTGMVRDHLGRKMSKSLGNGIDPLDVVERFGADALRFTVATGASAGADQYLNYQDLELAFGPGRNFANKLWNAGRFALITLGDAPRVSIDEVRDALELPDRWILSRLSKTAREVTEALERFRFQDAGSRCYDFFWGELADWYLETAKPRLYGDLGEESRRAAQATLVAVLDGALRLLHPVMPFITEVVWRRLPRAAGDPPSLMVAPWPGPRPEWEDDAAEAAFDELREVIGAVRFMRQEYGIQPGVRVPLLANPATDEVRAALEGSRRALLDLARVGELSFGAANGQVGASAVLRSGTELFVPLAGVIDLDRERARLRGEVGRLEGLVAAAEKKLANESFVARAPAEVVEKEREKLASYREQGEKLRAKLAALEGVS, encoded by the coding sequence ATGGCCGAGGCGCTTCCGCCGCAGTACGACCCGAAGGAGAACGAGGCCTCGCTCTACCGCTGGTGGGAGGAGCAGGGCTTCTTCCACGCCGACGCGGCGAGCGGCAGGCCGGCGTACGTCATCCCCATCCCCCCGCCCAACGTCACGGCCCGCCTCCACATGGGGCACGGCCTCAACAACACCGTCCAGGACATCCTCGTCCGCTGGCGCCGGATGCAGGGCCGCGAGGCGCTCTGGATCCCCGGCTCCGACCACGCCGGCATCGCCACGCAGAACGTGGTCGAGCGCCTCCTCGCCAGGGAGGGGAAGAGCCGCGACGACCTGGGGCGCGAGGCGTTCGTGGAGCGCGTGTGGGAGTTCGTGCGCGACACGGGCGGGCAGATCTACGACCAGCTGCGCTCCATCGGCTGCTCGCTGGACTGGCCGCGCTCGGTCTTCACCCTGGACCCCGGCCTCTCCCGCGCCGTGCGCGAGGTGTTCGTCCGCCTGCACGAGAAGGGGCTCGTCTACCGCGGCCACCGCATCATCAACTGGTGCCCGCGCTGCCTGACCGCGCTCTCCGACGAGGAGGCCGAGCCCGAGGAGACGAAGGGGAAGCTCTGGCACCTGCGCTACCCGTTCCCCGCCGGCGTCGACGCGCCCGGGCTGCCGCGCCTCCCGGACGGGCGCCCCTACGTGGTCGTCGCCACCACGCGGCCCGAGACGATGCTGGGCGACACCGCGGTGGCCGTGCACCCGTCCGACGAGCGCTACCGGGCCCTGGTCGGCGCGGAGGTGGAGCTGCCGCTCACGGGGCGCCGCATCCCGATCGTCGCCGACGAGTACGCGGACCCGGAGTTCGGCTCGGGCGCGGTGAAGATCACCCCCGCGCACGACCCCAACGACTTCGAGGTGGCCCAGCGCACCGGCGCCCCGGCGCTGGACGTGATGACGCCCGAGGCCACCATGAACGACGCGGTCCCCGAGGCGTTCCGCGGGCTCGACCGCTACGAGGCGCGCCGCGCCGTGGTGGCCGCCTTCGACGAGCGGGGGCTCCTGGAGAAGGCCGAGGAGCACACGCACGCGGTGCCGCACTGCTACCGCTGCCACACGGCGGTGGAGCCGCGCCTGTCGGACCAGTGGTTCGTGCGCATGCGGCCGCTGGCCGAGCCGGCGCTCGCCGCCCACCGCGACGGGCGGGTGCGCTTCCACCCCGAGCGCTTCGGGAAGATCTACGAGCACTGGCTGGAGAACATCCGCGACTGGTGCATCTCCCGCCAGCTCTGGTGGGGGCACCGCATCCCGGTGTGGTACTGCGAGTCGGCGGAGTGCGGCGAGACCGTCGTCGCCCGCGAGGACCCGTCCGCCTGCCCGGAGTGCGGCGGGGCGCTCCGGCAGGACCCCGACGTGCTCGACACCTGGTTCAGCTCGTGGCTCTGGCCGTTCTCCACCCTCGGCTGGCCGGAGGAGACGCAGGACCTGCGGGCGTTCTATCCCAACAGCACGCTGGTGTCCGGGCAGGACATCCTCTTCTTCTGGATCGCCCGGATGATCATGGCGGGGCTGGAGTTCCGCGGCGAGGTGCCGTTCCGCGACGTGTACCTGACCGGGATGGTGCGCGACCACCTGGGGCGGAAGATGTCGAAGTCGCTCGGCAACGGCATCGACCCGCTGGACGTGGTGGAGCGCTTCGGCGCCGACGCGCTGCGCTTCACGGTGGCCACGGGCGCGAGCGCGGGGGCGGACCAGTACCTGAACTACCAGGACCTGGAGCTGGCGTTCGGCCCCGGGCGCAACTTCGCCAACAAGCTGTGGAACGCCGGCCGCTTCGCGCTGATCACGCTGGGCGACGCGCCGCGCGTCTCCATCGACGAAGTGCGGGATGCGCTCGAATTGCCCGACCGCTGGATCCTCTCGCGGCTCTCGAAGACGGCGCGCGAGGTGACCGAGGCGCTGGAGCGCTTCCGCTTCCAGGACGCGGGCTCGCGCTGCTACGACTTCTTCTGGGGCGAGCTGGCCGACTGGTACCTGGAGACCGCCAAGCCGCGCCTCTACGGCGACCTGGGCGAGGAGAGCCGCCGCGCCGCGCAGGCCACGCTCGTCGCCGTGCTCGACGGGGCGCTCCGGCTGCTGCACCCGGTGATGCCCTTCATCACCGAGGTGGTGTGGCGCCGCCTCCCGCGCGCCGCGGGCGACCCGCCGTCGCTGATGGTGGCGCCCTGGCCCGGGCCGCGCCCCGAGTGGGAGGACGACGCCGCCGAGGCCGCCTTCGACGAGCTGCGCGAGGTGATCGGCGCCGTGCGCTTCATGCGCCAGGAGTACGGGATCCAGCCCGGCGTGCGCGTGCCGCTGCTGGCGAACCCGGCCACGGACGAGGTCCGCGCCGCGCTGGAGGGGAGCCGCCGCGCCCTGCTGGACCTGGCGCGCGTGGGCGAGCTGTCGTTCGGCGCCGCCAACGGGCAGGTGGGCGCGAGCGCCGTGCTGCGCTCGGGGACGGAGCTGTTCGTCCCTCTGGCCGGGGTGATCGACCTCGACAGGGAGCGCGCGCGGCTGCGCGGCGAGGTGGGGCGGCTGGAGGGGCTGGTGGCGGCCGCGGAGAAGAAGCTGGCCAACGAGAGCTTCGTTGCCCGCGCGCCCGCCG